In the genome of Tannockella kyphosi, one region contains:
- the gatB gene encoding Asp-tRNA(Asn)/Glu-tRNA(Gln) amidotransferase subunit GatB, which translates to MNFETVIGLEVHCELTTNTKMFSNAPVSFGKAPNTMINQVDMGMTGTMPVLNKAGVEYALRVCHALDMEIDELVCFDRKNYYYADLPKGFQITQDRRPIGRNGKIEINVDGKIEVIEIERLHMEEDTAKQLHFDDYSLLDYNRAGIPLIEIVTKPTIRSGKAAAAYLEKLRQIFLFTEVSDAKMEEGSMRCDVNISLRPYGSDKFGTRTEIKNLNSISNVQKAVEVEGKRQEKILLEGGSVIQNTMRYDEDKKETTIMRAKGDAVDYKYYPEPNILPIRLDPAWVKQIKNNLPEMPDKRVLRYTKELGISLVDANILVQTKQVSDFFEATIQYTKHAKFVCNWLLGEIQAYLNKENLVITETKITPEYLAKMVDFIQDATISNKQAKVVFEILMKEGKDPEIIIEEKKMKQISSPAELLVIINGVLDANEQSIEDYRNGKDRAVGFLVGQIMKASNGQANPGMTSKLLIEQLKERIS; encoded by the coding sequence ATGAATTTTGAAACAGTAATTGGACTAGAGGTTCATTGCGAATTAACAACAAATACAAAAATGTTTTCTAATGCTCCAGTAAGCTTTGGTAAAGCACCAAATACAATGATTAATCAAGTTGATATGGGGATGACTGGAACAATGCCAGTTTTAAATAAAGCAGGCGTAGAATATGCTTTGCGTGTATGTCATGCACTTGATATGGAAATTGATGAACTAGTTTGTTTTGATCGTAAAAATTATTATTATGCAGACTTACCAAAAGGATTCCAAATCACACAGGATCGTCGTCCTATTGGTAGAAATGGTAAAATAGAAATTAATGTCGATGGGAAAATAGAAGTTATCGAAATCGAAAGACTACATATGGAAGAAGATACTGCAAAACAGTTACATTTTGATGATTATTCTTTATTAGATTATAATCGAGCAGGTATTCCATTAATTGAAATTGTTACGAAACCAACTATTCGTTCAGGAAAAGCAGCTGCAGCATACTTAGAAAAACTAAGACAAATCTTCTTATTTACAGAAGTAAGTGATGCTAAGATGGAAGAAGGTTCGATGCGTTGTGATGTTAATATTTCATTACGTCCTTATGGTAGTGATAAATTTGGAACACGTACTGAAATCAAAAACTTAAACTCTATTTCTAATGTTCAAAAAGCAGTTGAAGTAGAAGGAAAAAGACAAGAAAAAATCTTATTAGAAGGTGGTAGTGTTATTCAAAACACAATGCGTTATGATGAAGACAAAAAAGAAACAACAATCATGCGTGCCAAAGGAGATGCAGTAGATTATAAATACTATCCTGAACCAAATATCTTACCAATCCGTTTAGATCCAGCTTGGGTAAAACAAATTAAAAATAACTTACCTGAAATGCCAGATAAAAGAGTATTGCGTTATACAAAAGAATTAGGTATTAGTTTAGTAGATGCTAATATCTTAGTTCAAACAAAACAAGTTTCAGATTTTTTTGAAGCAACAATTCAATATACAAAACACGCTAAATTTGTATGTAACTGGTTATTAGGAGAAATTCAAGCTTATTTAAATAAAGAGAATCTAGTGATTACTGAAACAAAAATCACACCAGAATATCTTGCTAAAATGGTTGACTTTATCCAAGATGCAACTATTTCTAATAAACAAGCAAAAGTAGTATTTGAGATATTAATGAAGGAAGGAAAAGATCCTGAAATTATTATTGAAGAAAAGAAAATGAAACAAATATCTTCACCAGCTGAATTGTTAGTAATTATTAATGGTGTATTAGATGCTAATGAACAATCAATTGAAGACTATCGTAATGGGAAAGATCGTGCTGTTGGATTCTTAGTAGGACAAATCATGAAAGCTAGTAATGGACAAGCAAACCCAGGTATGACTAGTAAATTATTAATCGAACAACTAAAAGAACGTATTTCTTAA
- a CDS encoding metal ABC transporter ATP-binding protein, with the protein MQLECIDLSFGHEGKAIINNLDFSICAGDYLCIIGENGAGKSTLMKTILGLIPLISGSIHLISKKEVSYLPQQTAMQKDFPASVEEIVCSGLIPKMGMRPFYNKKEKQQVKETLEQLGLSTLRKKCYRELSGGQQERVLLARAIVSNPKILFLDEPVAGLDPVITAQLYEILGQLNKQNNTTIVMISHDLQASFEHANKVLFLGKQSFFGMKEEYLEKYHPKGVDE; encoded by the coding sequence ATGCAATTAGAATGTATTGATTTATCGTTTGGTCATGAAGGAAAAGCGATCATAAATAATTTAGATTTTTCAATATGTGCGGGGGATTATCTTTGCATTATTGGAGAAAATGGTGCGGGTAAAAGCACTTTAATGAAAACAATATTAGGATTAATACCTTTAATTAGTGGTTCTATTCATTTAATAAGTAAAAAAGAAGTTTCCTATTTACCACAACAAACTGCGATGCAAAAGGATTTTCCGGCATCAGTAGAAGAAATTGTTTGTTCAGGATTAATACCTAAAATGGGAATGCGACCTTTTTACAATAAAAAAGAAAAACAACAAGTAAAAGAAACATTGGAACAATTAGGGTTATCAACTTTAAGAAAAAAATGTTATCGTGAACTATCAGGTGGACAACAAGAGAGAGTATTGCTTGCCCGTGCAATAGTTTCTAATCCAAAAATTTTATTTTTAGATGAACCAGTAGCAGGATTGGATCCTGTTATTACAGCACAACTTTATGAAATTTTAGGACAGTTAAATAAGCAAAATAATACAACTATTGTAATGATTTCACATGATTTACAAGCATCTTTTGAACATGCTAATAAAGTATTATTTTTAGGGAAACAATCATTTTTTGGAATGAAAGAAGAATATTTGGAAAAGTATCATCCAAAAGGAGTAGATGAGTAA
- a CDS encoding metal ABC transporter substrate-binding protein, with amino-acid sequence MKKIFIAVICAFMLTGCSLTSINSDSDTLTIVTTVYAEYDWVREVLGEEIENVNVIQLIDGGVDLHSYQPSADDIITIRSCDLFIYGGGESSEWVEEVLNEDTNENQIALNLLELLGDDALEEETTEGMEHDHDEECTDEECTDEEHDHDDECTDEECTDEECTDEECTDEEHDHDEECTDEECGDEECTDEEHDHDEECSDEECTDEEHDHDEECSDECCEEGVLDEHFWLSLNNAKTLSTIIANSIIELSPEMEEAVTANLATFSDELDELDSRYEEVTSDNSNVLLFGDRFPFIYLLNDYDIEYYAAFAGCTTDTTASFDTVITLAEKVDEYDLNYVLTTETGHEVANTIIENTTDKDQEIIALNSMQSQQSTDDTSYLQIMEENLLVIEKALN; translated from the coding sequence ATGAAAAAAATTTTTATAGCAGTTATTTGTGCTTTTATGTTGACTGGTTGTAGTCTAACTAGCATAAATTCAGATTCAGATACATTAACAATTGTTACTACAGTTTATGCTGAGTATGATTGGGTACGTGAAGTATTAGGAGAAGAGATTGAAAATGTAAATGTTATCCAATTAATTGATGGTGGTGTTGATTTACATAGTTATCAACCAAGTGCTGATGACATAATTACTATTAGAAGTTGTGATTTATTTATTTATGGTGGTGGAGAGTCGAGTGAATGGGTTGAAGAAGTACTAAATGAAGATACTAATGAAAATCAAATTGCTTTAAATTTACTAGAACTTCTAGGCGATGATGCTTTAGAAGAAGAAACTACTGAAGGTATGGAACATGATCATGATGAAGAATGTACTGATGAAGAGTGCACTGATGAAGAACATGATCATGATGATGAATGTACTGATGAAGAATGTACTGATGAAGAGTGTACTGATGAAGAGTGTACTGATGAAGAACATGATCATGATGAAGAATGTACTGATGAAGAATGCGGCGATGAAGAATGTACTGATGAAGAACATGATCATGATGAAGAATGCAGCGATGAAGAATGTACTGATGAAGAACATGATCATGATGAAGAATGCAGCGATGAATGCTGTGAAGAAGGTGTGTTAGATGAACATTTTTGGTTATCATTAAACAATGCTAAAACATTATCTACTATCATTGCAAATTCAATTATTGAATTAAGCCCAGAAATGGAAGAAGCTGTAACTGCAAATTTAGCTACGTTTAGTGATGAATTAGATGAATTAGATAGTAGATATGAAGAAGTTACGAGTGATAATTCAAATGTTTTATTATTTGGGGATCGTTTCCCATTCATTTACTTGTTAAATGATTATGATATTGAATATTATGCAGCATTTGCAGGATGTACAACAGATACGACTGCAAGTTTTGATACAGTTATAACATTAGCAGAAAAAGTAGATGAATATGATTTGAATTATGTTTTAACAACAGAAACAGGTCATGAAGTTGCGAATACAATTATTGAAAATACAACGGATAAAGATCAAGAGATAATAGCGTTAAATTCAATGCAATCTCAACAATCAACAGATGATACAAGTTATCTACAAATTATGGAAGAGAACTTATTAGTAATAGAAAAAGCATTGAATTAA
- the gatC gene encoding Asp-tRNA(Asn)/Glu-tRNA(Gln) amidotransferase subunit GatC, with the protein MMENKEEMLRKLGLKTMFSITDEQMPELVEEYEVFMQHVAVLANIDTTGVEPMAYPYEIETSFLREDVVGEVLETKEALQNATSVQDNQIKVPKVVG; encoded by the coding sequence ATGATGGAAAATAAAGAAGAGATGTTAAGAAAATTGGGGTTGAAAACAATGTTTTCAATTACTGATGAACAAATGCCAGAATTAGTAGAAGAATATGAAGTATTTATGCAACATGTTGCAGTACTAGCAAATATTGATACTACTGGGGTAGAGCCAATGGCTTATCCTTATGAAATAGAAACTTCTTTTTTAAGAGAAGATGTAGTAGGAGAAGTATTAGAAACAAAGGAAGCATTACAAAATGCTACTTCAGTTCAAGATAATCAAATTAAAGTACCGAAGGTGGTGGGATAA
- the rlmD gene encoding 23S rRNA (uracil(1939)-C(5))-methyltransferase RlmD produces the protein MKKNDYFEATCIDFSHEGKGVVKVDNFPYFVNDMIVGEKGQLKVIKVLKNYGVARLISLTKESPHRVSPKCSIYNSCGGCQLQHISTKGQLVFKTKRVKDCLERIGKSSVEVLPCLVMDDPWYYRNKVQVPVGQVNNRLVSGFYKQHSNDIVECEHCSIQNDLSNSVVSFTRGLLEKSKETAYNKETYKGNIRHILTKYGYTTGEMMLVIITRYQKLKDTEKLVKEITSKYPMVKTIIHNVNNEDSNVILGKKETILYGNGKIKDVLLGNTFEISLKSFYQINPIQVEVLYSKAIELAQVSEKDIVMDAYCGIGTIALSVAKKVKQVYGVEIIPQAIKDAKKNAQANGIKNTTFVCNDAAEFMQACVEKKQRIDVVFVDPPRKGCSPEFLQALVQLQPKKVVYVSCDVSTQARDIKILEEQGYQAIVAQPVDMFPQTYHVETVCLLTRVEK, from the coding sequence ATGAAAAAAAATGATTATTTTGAAGCGACTTGCATCGACTTCAGCCACGAAGGAAAAGGAGTAGTAAAAGTAGATAACTTTCCTTATTTTGTAAATGATATGATTGTTGGTGAAAAAGGACAATTAAAAGTCATTAAAGTATTAAAGAATTATGGAGTTGCTCGTTTAATCTCTTTAACCAAAGAATCACCACATCGTGTTAGTCCAAAATGTAGCATTTATAATAGCTGTGGAGGATGTCAACTACAACATATTAGTACAAAAGGACAATTAGTATTTAAAACAAAAAGAGTAAAAGACTGTTTGGAAAGAATAGGGAAATCTTCAGTAGAAGTATTACCTTGTTTAGTAATGGATGATCCTTGGTATTATCGTAATAAAGTACAAGTACCAGTAGGACAAGTAAATAATCGATTAGTTAGTGGTTTTTATAAACAACATTCTAATGATATTGTAGAATGTGAACATTGTTCTATTCAAAATGATTTATCAAATAGTGTAGTATCTTTTACAAGAGGTTTATTAGAAAAATCAAAAGAAACAGCTTATAATAAAGAAACATATAAAGGTAATATTCGTCATATTCTTACGAAGTATGGTTATACAACAGGAGAAATGATGTTAGTTATTATTACTAGATATCAAAAATTAAAAGATACAGAGAAGTTAGTAAAAGAAATTACTTCTAAATATCCGATGGTTAAAACAATTATTCATAATGTAAATAATGAGGATAGTAATGTTATTCTTGGTAAAAAAGAGACTATTTTATATGGAAATGGAAAGATTAAGGATGTTTTATTGGGGAATACTTTTGAGATTTCATTAAAATCATTCTATCAAATTAATCCAATTCAAGTAGAAGTACTTTATAGTAAAGCAATTGAACTAGCACAAGTAAGTGAGAAAGATATTGTTATGGATGCATATTGTGGAATAGGTACTATTGCACTAAGTGTTGCTAAAAAAGTAAAACAAGTTTATGGGGTTGAAATTATTCCTCAAGCTATTAAAGATGCAAAAAAGAATGCTCAAGCAAATGGTATTAAAAATACGACTTTTGTATGTAATGATGCTGCTGAATTTATGCAAGCTTGTGTGGAAAAGAAACAACGTATCGATGTTGTTTTTGTGGATCCACCAAGAAAAGGTTGCTCTCCAGAATTTTTACAGGCTTTAGTACAACTACAACCTAAAAAAGTAGTTTATGTATCTTGTGATGTGTCTACACAAGCAAGAGATATTAAGATTTTAGAGGAGCAAGGCTATCAAGCTATTGTAGCACAACCAGTAGATATGTTCCCTCAAACTTACCATGTGGAAACTGTTTGTTTGCTGACAAGAGTAGAGAAATAA
- a CDS encoding DUF6431 domain-containing protein, whose amino-acid sequence MIHVNSKNFNTTTTNIQQYFIDFYQSIPLEELTCPNCGARLIRYGTYSRTLKTNGKSNSIQIQRVCCTNIYCTCRHHALIPSVLLPCCQLLSKDIFVILHAYHTHSTYDSILSTNPLLDLRWIQHIIHRFINYCSIESISILSNNTFLENYFYHYNRGFMISPHYSYCFYAIPT is encoded by the coding sequence ATGATACATGTAAATTCAAAGAACTTCAATACTACTACTACAAATATTCAACAATATTTTATTGATTTCTATCAATCTATTCCTTTAGAAGAACTTACTTGTCCAAATTGTGGTGCTAGACTTATTCGTTATGGTACGTATTCACGTACTTTAAAAACAAATGGAAAATCTAATTCTATACAAATTCAAAGAGTATGTTGTACGAATATTTATTGTACTTGTCGTCATCATGCATTGATTCCTTCTGTATTACTTCCTTGTTGTCAATTACTATCAAAAGACATATTTGTGATTCTTCATGCTTATCATACACATAGTACTTATGATTCTATTCTTTCTACCAATCCATTACTGGACTTACGTTGGATTCAACATATTATTCATCGCTTTATTAACTACTGTTCTATAGAAAGTATCTCGATACTTTCTAATAATACATTTCTTGAAAACTACTTTTATCATTATAATAGAGGATTTATGATAAGTCCTCATTATTCCTATTGTTTTTATGCTATACCAACATAG
- a CDS encoding Fur family transcriptional regulator, translating to MSKYVTKQRKLLLNFLSMHIDEELSAKYVAEQLKEEGVSQSAVYRNLADLENEKLIVQSHKEGSREFFFRYVYDDECKQSIHMKCQVCGQMNHLPRQEADFLAYNLMNYHNFEIDTLNTVIYGVCQSCKIKEKEDRK from the coding sequence GTGTCAAAGTATGTTACCAAACAGCGTAAGTTGTTGTTAAATTTTTTATCAATGCATATTGATGAGGAATTATCTGCTAAATATGTTGCTGAACAATTAAAAGAGGAGGGAGTCAGTCAAAGTGCTGTATATCGTAACTTAGCTGATTTAGAAAATGAAAAATTAATTGTTCAAAGTCATAAAGAAGGTAGTAGAGAATTCTTTTTTAGATATGTTTATGATGATGAATGTAAACAATCAATTCATATGAAGTGTCAGGTGTGTGGCCAAATGAATCACTTGCCTCGTCAAGAAGCTGATTTTTTAGCATATAATTTAATGAATTATCATAATTTTGAAATTGACACGTTGAATACAGTTATATATGGGGTTTGTCAATCTTGCAAGATAAAAGAAAAAGAGGACAGAAAATGA
- the gatA gene encoding Asp-tRNA(Asn)/Glu-tRNA(Gln) amidotransferase subunit GatA, with the protein MEAKTIEQLHQLLISDNFDKEAYYQELFQEVEKQQQRLNLFVTITKEKALEQLANATIKEDNLLAGIPGVLKDNYNTKGIKTTASSRMLENYVPVYSASVVEKLFDANMCLVAKASMDELAMGGTNKSALTGPVLNPWDTTRISGGSSGGSAASVACGVVPFALGSDTGDSIRKPAGYCGIVGFKPTWGRISRYGVIPYASSLDTVGAFTRNVRDMAIVIETLAGRDDRDMTSSYLEVPAYLDNLNEDIKGLKIAVLKSVVDEISNQEIKKNFEDTVTKLKELGAIVEEVEMDITLLKAILPTYKIIANSEATSNHSCLDGIKYGDFQIADSTDEVMIASRTHGFGDHIKRRFILGNLALATENQEKMFRQAQRVRRLIVEELNRVYQEYDIILTPNAGTIAPKETEANASDDVTSSEYVILENHLALGNFAGTPSLTLPTGFVEDMPIAVNLMGRIFEEQTVLNVSYALENVLTFKNQYKRED; encoded by the coding sequence ATGGAAGCAAAAACGATTGAACAATTACATCAATTATTAATAAGTGATAACTTTGATAAAGAAGCATATTATCAAGAACTTTTCCAAGAAGTTGAAAAACAACAACAACGTTTAAATCTTTTTGTAACTATTACAAAAGAAAAAGCACTTGAACAACTAGCAAATGCTACTATAAAAGAAGATAACTTATTAGCTGGAATTCCAGGTGTCTTAAAAGATAATTATAATACCAAAGGTATTAAAACAACGGCATCTTCTAGAATGTTAGAAAACTATGTACCAGTATATAGTGCTAGTGTAGTGGAAAAACTATTTGATGCAAATATGTGTCTAGTAGCAAAAGCAAGTATGGATGAACTTGCGATGGGTGGAACTAATAAATCAGCTCTAACTGGTCCAGTTTTAAATCCTTGGGATACAACACGTATTAGTGGTGGTTCGTCAGGAGGAAGTGCTGCTTCTGTAGCATGTGGGGTTGTTCCTTTTGCTTTAGGAAGTGATACAGGAGACTCTATTCGTAAACCAGCAGGTTATTGTGGTATTGTTGGATTTAAGCCAACATGGGGAAGAATTTCACGTTATGGAGTTATTCCATATGCATCTAGTTTAGATACAGTAGGTGCTTTTACAAGAAATGTTCGAGATATGGCGATTGTAATAGAAACATTAGCAGGACGTGATGATCGTGATATGACTTCTAGTTATTTAGAAGTACCAGCATATTTAGATAATTTAAATGAGGATATAAAAGGTTTAAAGATTGCAGTATTAAAATCAGTAGTAGATGAAATTAGTAATCAAGAAATAAAAAAGAATTTTGAAGATACCGTAACTAAGTTAAAAGAATTAGGAGCTATTGTAGAAGAAGTAGAAATGGATATTACTTTATTAAAAGCTATTTTACCTACTTATAAAATCATTGCAAATAGTGAAGCAACAAGTAACCATTCTTGTTTAGATGGTATTAAATATGGTGACTTCCAAATAGCTGATTCAACAGATGAAGTAATGATTGCATCTAGAACACATGGTTTTGGAGATCATATTAAAAGACGTTTTATTTTAGGAAACTTAGCTTTAGCTACTGAAAATCAAGAAAAGATGTTTAGACAAGCACAAAGAGTAAGAAGACTCATTGTAGAAGAATTAAATCGAGTATATCAAGAATATGATATTATTTTAACTCCAAATGCAGGAACAATTGCACCTAAAGAAACAGAAGCAAATGCAAGTGATGATGTAACATCAAGTGAGTATGTTATTTTAGAAAATCATTTAGCGTTAGGAAACTTTGCCGGAACACCTAGTTTAACATTGCCTACTGGTTTTGTAGAAGATATGCCTATTGCAGTAAATTTAATGGGACGTATTTTTGAAGAACAAACTGTTCTTAATGTTTCTTATGCTTTAGAAAATGTTTTAACATTTAAAAATCAATATAAGAGGGAGGATTAG
- a CDS encoding ISL3 family transposase: MNDDTLTMSICRDDILQLFNLEAKRIDTFEIRPTLFNELEIHVKLSRCYQTCPCCHNKTNTVKDYVPKKITHSLLHSKPTYIFYNARRYRCKICGKSFYEENPFTHEKARISALTVYNVIEEFKSPRATFSDVAARYHISTTSVINLFDQHVSVSRKTLPRYLCLDENYAFKYDKSNYCFVLVDLLTKDVVDILPSRKKLDLLRYFEAIPLEEREGVELVVSDCWKTYRDVAKKMLPNSKFVVDKYHILADLTKRVDRIRIDVMNENYVKISAKELDALPPDKKAEIIQKKHTYYVLKKFNWLIHTNHKKKKKRENGKIIEYYALDPNNEKKYNYALSKFLNFYDLYDLVYHCDPRLTEAVELKESLVRFYKQSTYKNAKHNLDEVIKEFEESTLPDMRKYASTLKEWKKGIIHSFIPIDSPVPRTATNAIIENRNKLIKDIKRGGNGFRCWPRFRNRILFALNSESTMHLNPIKKEKQQDT, encoded by the coding sequence ATGAATGATGATACTCTCACTATGTCCATTTGCCGTGATGACATCTTACAGTTATTTAATTTAGAAGCAAAACGTATTGATACCTTTGAAATACGTCCTACTTTGTTTAATGAATTAGAAATTCATGTAAAACTAAGCCGATGTTATCAAACATGTCCATGTTGTCATAATAAGACCAATACTGTAAAAGACTATGTTCCTAAAAAGATTACACATTCCTTACTTCATTCTAAACCAACTTATATCTTCTATAACGCTAGAAGATATCGTTGTAAAATATGTGGAAAATCATTCTATGAAGAAAATCCATTCACTCATGAAAAAGCAAGAATTTCTGCCTTGACCGTATATAATGTCATTGAGGAATTCAAAAGTCCTAGAGCTACTTTTAGTGATGTTGCTGCACGTTATCATATTTCTACTACCTCCGTAATCAATCTGTTTGATCAACATGTTTCTGTATCTAGAAAAACTCTTCCTAGATACTTGTGCCTGGACGAAAATTATGCGTTCAAATATGACAAGAGTAACTACTGTTTTGTCCTCGTTGATTTACTAACCAAGGATGTTGTTGATATATTACCTTCACGTAAAAAGTTAGATCTATTACGTTACTTTGAAGCTATCCCTTTAGAGGAAAGAGAAGGTGTTGAACTCGTTGTTTCTGACTGTTGGAAAACATATCGTGATGTAGCTAAAAAGATGTTACCCAATAGTAAGTTTGTAGTAGATAAGTATCATATTCTAGCTGATCTTACAAAACGTGTAGACCGTATACGTATTGATGTCATGAATGAAAACTATGTAAAGATTAGTGCAAAAGAATTAGATGCACTACCTCCTGATAAGAAAGCAGAAATCATTCAAAAGAAACATACATACTATGTATTAAAGAAATTCAATTGGTTAATCCATACCAATCATAAGAAAAAGAAAAAAAGAGAAAATGGAAAGATAATTGAATACTATGCTTTAGACCCTAATAATGAAAAGAAATATAACTATGCATTAAGTAAGTTCCTTAACTTTTATGATTTATATGACCTTGTCTATCATTGTGATCCTAGATTAACAGAAGCAGTAGAACTAAAGGAATCTCTGGTTCGATTTTATAAGCAATCAACCTATAAGAATGCAAAACATAATCTAGATGAAGTGATTAAAGAATTTGAAGAAAGTACCCTCCCGGACATGAGAAAATATGCTTCTACATTAAAAGAATGGAAGAAAGGAATCATCCATTCATTTATACCTATAGATTCCCCTGTTCCTAGAACTGCAACCAATGCGATTATAGAAAATAGAAATAAACTAATCAAAGATATTAAACGTGGTGGTAACGGATTCCGTTGTTGGCCAAGATTCCGTAATCGTATACTCTTTGCCCTAAATAGCGAAAGCACCATGCATCTCAATCCAATAAAAAAAGAGAAACAACAAGATACCTAG
- a CDS encoding ATP-binding protein, giving the protein MDKINRPLYLTKLIKYKDKDVVKIVTGIRRCGKSTILDLFHEHLLHSGVPKENIIHINLESLKFKNILHYEAFYGYISECIAENGKTYLIFDELQTVEHWEKAIESFRLDFDVDIYITGSNAFLLSNEFFTLLSGRYVEIRMMPLSFKEFLTFYEFPTDMTMEEKFQKYLQIGGMPILKQFDFNLSQINETLEGIYSTVVLRDVLERNKATDQYLLRKLMLFLSDNIGSLNSPNSIGNILKNEGDISAKDKMNVASSTVNKYIEMLSNAFIFYTAGRYDIKGKQLLKTLNKNYIADIGFRNMLLGYRDVDRGHILENIVYLELLRRGYKVYVGKIGEIEVDFVAEKPDEKLYIQVTESLLDTSVYERELRSLKAIGDNYEKIVLSMDRNFIKSDEGIKLENIIDFLIEER; this is encoded by the coding sequence ATGGATAAAATAAACCGTCCACTCTATTTAACAAAATTGATAAAATACAAAGATAAAGATGTTGTGAAAATTGTTACAGGTATTAGAAGATGTGGTAAATCCACCATTTTGGATTTGTTCCATGAACATTTATTGCATAGTGGTGTCCCAAAAGAGAATATAATCCACATAAATTTAGAGTCTTTAAAATTCAAAAATATTTTGCACTACGAAGCCTTTTATGGATATATTAGTGAGTGTATTGCAGAAAATGGGAAAACCTACCTCATATTTGATGAGTTACAAACAGTGGAGCATTGGGAAAAAGCCATTGAATCATTTCGGTTGGACTTTGATGTGGATATTTATATTACAGGTTCCAATGCATTTTTGCTATCCAATGAATTTTTCACATTACTGTCTGGAAGATATGTTGAGATTCGTATGATGCCACTTTCCTTTAAGGAATTTTTGACATTCTATGAGTTCCCTACAGATATGACTATGGAAGAAAAGTTCCAAAAATATTTGCAAATTGGTGGAATGCCAATCTTGAAACAATTTGATTTTAACCTATCCCAAATCAACGAAACCCTAGAGGGTATTTATTCCACCGTTGTTTTAAGAGATGTGTTAGAACGTAATAAGGCTACGGATCAATATTTACTGCGTAAGCTGATGCTGTTTTTGAGTGATAACATTGGGAGCTTAAATTCACCAAATAGCATTGGAAATATTTTGAAAAATGAAGGGGATATTTCAGCAAAGGATAAGATGAATGTTGCAAGCAGCACTGTCAATAAATATATTGAAATGTTGAGCAATGCATTTATTTTCTATACGGCAGGGAGATACGATATCAAAGGCAAACAACTGTTGAAAACTTTGAACAAGAATTATATTGCGGACATTGGTTTTCGCAATATGCTCTTAGGCTATCGTGATGTGGATAGAGGGCATATTCTGGAAAATATTGTATATTTGGAGCTTTTGAGGCGAGGGTATAAGGTTTATGTTGGAAAGATTGGAGAAATCGAAGTTGATTTTGTAGCCGAAAAACCAGATGAAAAGCTGTACATTCAAGTGACAGAATCCCTTTTGGATACATCTGTTTATGAAAGAGAATTGCGTAGCTTAAAAGCAATCGGAGATAATTACGAAAAAATTGTGCTATCAATGGATCGGAACTTTATCAAGTCTGATGAGGGGATTAAGCTAGAAAACATCATTGATTTTTTGATAGAAGAAAGATAA